A section of the Phaseolus vulgaris cultivar G19833 chromosome 8, P. vulgaris v2.0, whole genome shotgun sequence genome encodes:
- the LOC137825314 gene encoding uncharacterized protein has product MPTTSNCISESQPQKERRRQELMEYLVHTEQSRHIIRMGLEAFIKLCERIRGTGLVKDAYRSTVEEQVAKFLHIIGHNVKNRSVSFFFHRSGETVSRHFHNVLSVILRLEGEFLIQPNGTVVEPHILNNSRFFPYFKDCLGAIDGSHVRAKVAHADAPRFRGRKDWPTQNIFAACDFDMKFTYVLAGWEGTASDSRILKDALVRGDPLVIPEGKYYLGDAGFMLKRNIITPYRGVRYHLKEYSRRGPQNAKELFNHRHSSLRNVIERTFGVLKKRFPIIASGTEPHYDVDTMTKIVLACCIVHNFLRGIENDESLLEEVDNELLEQDVQPSTTHAREHDYRIGCDIRDTIANEMWQDYVNN; this is encoded by the exons ATGCCTACTACAAGCAACTGTATCAGTGAGTCCCAACCACAAAAAGAGCGTCGCAGACAAGAATTGATGGAGTACTTGGTTCACACTGAACAATCTCGTCACATTATTCGCATGGGACTGGAAGCTTTCATTAAATTATGTGAACGAATACGGGGAACTGGACTTGTTAAAGATGCATATCGATCAACCGTGGAAGAACAAGTAGCGAAATTTCTGCACATTATTGGGCATAATGTGAAGAATCGAAGTGTGTCATTCTTTTTCCATCGGTCTGGAGAAACAGTTTCCCGtcactttcataatgttttgaGTGTCATTTTAAGGTTGGAGGGGGAATTTTTAATTCAACCAAATGGAACGGTTGTAGAACCACACATCCTTAACAACAGTCGATTTTTCCCCTACTTTAAG GATTGTTTAGGGGCCATAGATGGGAGTCATGTACGTGCTAAGGTTGCACATGCTGATGCGCCTCGTTTTCGAGGGAGAAAAGATTGGCCAACCCAAAACATATTTGCAGCCTGTGACTTTGACATGAAGTTCACATATGTCTTAGCCGGTTGGGAAGGAACTGCCTCTGATTCAAGGATATTGAAAGATGCTTTGGTACGAGGCGATCCTTTGGTTATTCCAGAAG GAAAATACTATCTTGGTGATGCAGGTTTTATGTTAAAACGAAATATAATAACACCTTATCGCGGGGTGAGATACCATTTGAAAGAATATTCGCGAAGAGGGCCACAAAATGCAAAAGAGTTGTTTAATCATCGACATTCATCACTTAGGAACGTAATTGAGAGAACCTTTGGGGTGcttaaaaaacgttttccaattaTAGCCAGTGGGACTGAGCCACATTATGATGTGGATACTAtgacaaaaattgttttagcttgttgTATTGTGCATAACTTTCTACGCGGGATCGAGAATGATGAGTCTCTGCTTGAAGAAGTAGATAATGAATTGTTAGAACAAGATGTCCAACCAAGCACCACCCATGCTCGTGAACATGATTACAGGATAGGGTGTGATATTAGGGACACTATAGCAAACGAAATGTGGCAAgattatgtaaacaattaa
- the LOC137826714 gene encoding aspartyl protease AED3-like: MHANYQLNYYYYLLFPLHQHTPIMGVNTITTTLILFTATLLFYFSTLAIATDPCASEHDDSGIVVIPIYGNCSPFKNLSDSWDTTIIDMASKDPLRVEYLFGLDASLRKKRVSAAPIASGQAFNIGNYVVRVKLGTPGQLFFMVLDTSTDEAWVPCTGCTGCSSSTTYSPQASTTYGGAVACYAPRCAQARGSLPCPNTGSNACIFNQSYAGSTFSATLVQDSLSLAVDTLPSYAFGCVNSVSGGSIPDQGLLGLGRGPLSLLTQSWSRYSGVFSYCLPSFKSFYFSGSLKLGPTGQPRRIRSTPLLRNPRRPSLYYVNLTGVTVGRVQVPLPTEYLAFDPNRGSGTIIDSGTVITRFVQPVYNAIRDEFRNQVKGPFVSIGSFDTCFVKTYETLAPLIKFRFTGLDLTLPYENTLIHSTYGAVACLAMAAAPNNVNSVLNVIANYQQQNLRILFDTVNNRVGIARELCN, translated from the exons ATGCATGCAAACTACCAACTGAACTATTACTACTACCTTCTTTTCCCCCTCCATCAACACACACCAATTATGGGTGTTAACACCATCACCACCACCCTAATTCTTTTCACTGCAACACTACTATTCTACTTCTCCACCCTAGCCATCGCCACCGACCCATGCGCTTCTGAACATGACGACTCAGGCATCGTTGTCATTCCCATCTACGGCAACTGCTCCCCTTTCAAGAATCTCTCCGACTCATGGGATACCACCATCATCGACATGGCCTCCAAGGACCCTCTCAGGGTCGAGTACTTGTTTGGCCTCGACGCGTCGCTGAGGAAAAAGCGCGTTTCCGCAGCCCCAATCGCTTCGGGGCAGGCCTTCAACATTGGAAACTATGTTGTCCGAGTCAAACTTGGCACGCCGGGTCAACTCTTTTTTATGGTCCTGGATACAAGCACCGACGAGGCTTGGGTCCCCTGTACTGGCTGCACCGGTTGTTCTTCCTCCACCACCTACTCGCCGCAAGCCTCCACCACTTATGGCGGCGCCGTGGCTTGCTACGCCCCGCGTTGCGCCCAGGCTCGTGGCTCTCTCCCTTGCCCCAACACCGGTTCCAATGCTTGCATCTTCAACCAATCCTATGCAG GCTCCACATTCTCCGCCACGCTCGTGCAAGACTCCCTCAGCTTGGCCGTAGACACTCTCCCGAGTTACGCTTTCGGGTGCGTCAATTCCGTCTCCGGAGGCTCAATCCCGGACCAAGGCCTGTTGGGCTTGGGCCGCGGGCCCTTGTCCCTACTTACCCAATCGTGGTCACGCTACTCCGGCGTCTTCTCCTACTGTCTCCCCAGTTTCAAATCATTTTACTTTTCCGGGTCCCTCAAACTCGGGCCCACGGGCCAGCCCAGACGTATCCGCTCCACCCCACTTCTTCGAAACCCTCGCCGGCCATCACTCTACTACGTGAACCTAACGGGAGTGACAGTGGGCCGGGTTCAGGTCCCATTACCCACCGAGTATCTCGCATTTGACCCGAACAGAGGATCCGGAACCATCATAGATTCGGGTACGGTCATAACCCGATTCGTGCAACCGGTTTACAACGCAATCAGGGATGAGTTCAGAAACCAGGTGAAGGGACCGTTCGTTAGCATAGGGTCATTCGACACGTGCTTTGTGAAGACCTACGAGACGCTGGCACCGTTGATCAAGTTTCGGTTCACGGGATTGGACCTCACTCTGCCCTACGAGAACACCCTCATACATAGCACCTACGGCGCTGTGGCGTGCCTGGCTATGGCAGCGGCTCCCAACAACGTGAACTCGGTGCTCAACGTCATCGCCAACTACCAGCAACAGAACCTTAGGATTCTGTTCGACACAGTTAATAATAGGGTTGGCATAGCTCGTGAGCTTTGTAACTAG